Proteins from one Lacrimispora sphenoides genomic window:
- a CDS encoding ABC transporter permease produces the protein MSGAEKVKKKRNVGDFVTKWGTIATMLIMFILFTFGNWSKDTGASMFLTQSNMITILRAVSITTIIAIGLTFALAVNGMDLSIGATAQFANVFVMTCFVWHNINIGVSIILTVLICLSVAVINSILIVKFKIPDMVAALSVMFMYQGVSMTYSKGGAITERMTRADGTQAPGLVPEAFRALGKEPWLIIIMICVVLFAYFFLNYTKHGRYMYAVGGNPEAAQLSGIPVAKYKILAYFLSAIFASIGGICLAARVGTAQISAGDSYLMPSVCAAYIGFSVLGAGKANAFGTFAGAVLVGMLENGLIMMSVPYYAMNIIKGAVLAIALAMTYASGKTKNVN, from the coding sequence ATGTCTGGGGCAGAGAAGGTAAAAAAGAAAAGGAACGTCGGGGATTTTGTGACAAAATGGGGTACCATCGCAACGATGCTTATCATGTTCATCCTGTTTACGTTTGGAAACTGGAGCAAGGATACGGGAGCGAGCATGTTTCTGACCCAGTCTAATATGATCACTATCCTCCGTGCGGTATCCATCACCACCATCATCGCTATCGGTCTTACGTTTGCCCTGGCGGTAAACGGCATGGATCTTTCCATTGGAGCTACGGCTCAGTTTGCCAATGTTTTTGTTATGACATGCTTTGTATGGCACAACATCAATATAGGTGTTTCCATCATTCTTACGGTGCTCATATGCCTAAGCGTTGCAGTCATCAACAGCATTTTGATCGTTAAATTCAAGATACCGGATATGGTTGCGGCACTTTCCGTAATGTTTATGTATCAGGGAGTTTCCATGACCTATTCCAAGGGCGGCGCCATCACAGAGCGTATGACCCGCGCCGATGGGACCCAGGCTCCCGGCCTTGTTCCCGAAGCCTTCCGGGCATTGGGAAAGGAACCATGGCTGATCATCATCATGATCTGCGTGGTACTGTTTGCATACTTTTTCTTAAATTACACCAAACACGGCAGATACATGTATGCTGTAGGAGGAAATCCTGAGGCAGCCCAGCTTTCCGGAATTCCGGTAGCAAAGTATAAGATCCTTGCATACTTTCTGTCAGCTATCTTTGCGTCAATCGGCGGAATCTGTCTGGCAGCACGTGTAGGAACGGCGCAGATTTCAGCAGGTGATTCGTACTTAATGCCATCTGTATGTGCGGCCTATATCGGGTTTTCTGTATTGGGCGCCGGAAAAGCCAATGCTTTTGGTACCTTTGCGGGAGCGGTGCTTGTGGGTATGCTGGAAAACGGTCTAATCATGATGTCCGTGCCTTATTATGCTATGAACATCATTAAGGGTGCAGTCCTTGCAATTGCCCTTGCCATGACCTATGCAAGCGGCAAGACAAAAAATGTAAACTAA
- the mtnA gene encoding S-methyl-5-thioribose-1-phosphate isomerase produces MSEETKKSIMDYDTVALDDENNALVIIDQTQLPYHTEILSLTKQEDIWNAIYLLQVRGAPAIGVAAAIGIYMAAREIKADGFDDFYAEFQKAKDYLDSARPTAVNLSWALKRMEQVVLKNKEKTVPEIVEILHKEAIEIREEDIWVCKMIGEYGLSLVKPGDGLLTHCNAGQLATVKYGTATAPMYLGHEKGYNFRIFSDETRPLLQGARLTSFELKESGLDVTVICDNMSATVMRNGWVDAVFVGCDRVAANGDTANKIGTSMVALAAKRYGVPMYICAPTSTIDMNTLTGKEIHIEERPAEEVVEMWYKKRMAPEGVKVFNPAFDVTDNDLIAGIVTEYGIARAPYTESLKEIFRKKEEALKAKEM; encoded by the coding sequence ATGAGCGAAGAAACAAAAAAATCCATCATGGACTATGATACTGTTGCCCTTGATGATGAGAACAATGCCCTGGTCATCATAGACCAGACGCAGCTTCCGTATCATACGGAAATCCTTTCCCTGACAAAACAGGAGGATATCTGGAATGCAATCTATCTTCTTCAGGTAAGAGGGGCACCTGCCATCGGTGTGGCGGCAGCCATTGGCATCTATATGGCTGCAAGAGAGATCAAAGCAGATGGTTTTGATGACTTTTATGCAGAATTTCAAAAAGCAAAGGACTATCTTGATTCCGCACGTCCCACTGCCGTCAATTTATCATGGGCACTTAAACGGATGGAACAGGTGGTTTTGAAAAATAAAGAGAAAACCGTTCCTGAGATCGTTGAGATTCTTCATAAAGAGGCGATAGAGATCCGGGAAGAAGATATCTGGGTCTGCAAGATGATCGGGGAATATGGTCTGTCTCTTGTAAAGCCTGGCGACGGCCTTCTGACCCACTGCAATGCCGGGCAGCTGGCAACGGTAAAGTACGGAACTGCAACAGCTCCCATGTATTTGGGACACGAAAAAGGCTATAACTTCCGCATCTTTTCGGACGAGACAAGACCGCTTCTTCAGGGAGCGAGACTGACCTCTTTCGAATTAAAGGAGTCTGGTCTTGATGTTACAGTGATTTGCGACAACATGTCAGCGACCGTCATGAGAAATGGCTGGGTCGATGCCGTATTTGTAGGCTGCGACCGGGTGGCTGCCAACGGGGATACTGCAAATAAGATCGGAACCTCCATGGTAGCACTGGCGGCCAAACGCTACGGTGTGCCCATGTATATCTGCGCCCCAACCTCCACCATTGATATGAACACTCTTACCGGCAAGGAGATCCACATTGAGGAACGTCCGGCAGAGGAAGTTGTGGAAATGTGGTATAAAAAACGGATGGCACCGGAAGGCGTAAAGGTATTTAATCCTGCATTTGATGTGACTGATAATGATTTAATTGCAGGGATCGTGACGGAATACGGGATCGCCAGAGCACCCTATACAGAATCATTAAAAGAAATATTCAGGAAAAAGGAAGAAGCCCTGAAAGCAAAGGAAATGTAA
- a CDS encoding BMC domain-containing protein → MAIGFLECAGYGAVLYAMDKACKAANVRIIGIDTINPKDATAFIPLTVQVKFEGGIDDVKEACEAAKRAALKFNSPEEVLVEMIEKPYEGTKALSHITKVSFEEENIINFRR, encoded by the coding sequence ATGGCAATCGGCTTTTTGGAATGTGCAGGATATGGCGCAGTTCTTTATGCTATGGATAAGGCCTGTAAGGCAGCAAATGTGAGGATCATCGGGATCGACACCATCAATCCAAAGGATGCGACTGCATTCATTCCCCTTACGGTCCAGGTGAAATTTGAAGGCGGAATCGATGATGTGAAAGAGGCCTGTGAGGCAGCAAAAAGAGCAGCTCTTAAGTTTAACAGTCCGGAAGAGGTTTTGGTAGAGATGATCGAAAAACCATATGAGGGAACCAAGGCGTTATCTCATATAACAAAGGTATCGTTTGAGGAAGAAAACATTATAAATTTCAGGAGGTAG
- a CDS encoding BMC domain-containing protein, which produces MKTNRNAIGVLEINYYANTVVVVDQALKAAEVEIVSCHKKLGGRMCHTVLAGETSAVRAAVEAAKEAGRIVGDDNVKVSVSIENPHPEVLKLLNMIDRHENEKNSVKPEEEEHKIKEEK; this is translated from the coding sequence ATGAAAACAAACCGAAACGCCATAGGGGTTTTAGAAATCAATTATTATGCCAATACCGTTGTGGTGGTCGACCAGGCCTTAAAGGCGGCTGAAGTGGAAATTGTAAGCTGCCACAAGAAGCTGGGAGGAAGGATGTGCCACACGGTATTAGCGGGTGAGACCTCGGCGGTTCGTGCCGCCGTGGAGGCGGCTAAAGAGGCAGGACGGATCGTGGGAGACGACAATGTAAAAGTATCCGTGTCCATTGAAAACCCTCATCCGGAGGTATTGAAGCTTTTAAATATGATTGACAGGCATGAAAACGAAAAGAATTCTGTAAAACCAGAGGAAGAAGAGCACAAAATCAAGGAGGAAAAGTAA
- a CDS encoding sugar ABC transporter substrate-binding protein — protein sequence MKKRLAMVLAAAMVLSTTACGSSGTAATAAPASTEAKTEAAKTEPATTAEKVENAQSTGSLAGKKIAVVRNLAAGDHTQQFLDGCVSEGKKFGWTVDTFVTDGDDAKAQETVAQVIAKDYQGIIVSHGQLSYSYDMLKPARDKGMEVVTFDTMPYKGGDASGELLSGVTSTAQNDQALAELSLGYMMKEFEAKGGKYPMKVLKTFMGPGIPPLDRRNEIYTKLEAEGKIQTLEVIAPSDSANARGDMTNKTAAILPKYPEGSVDAIWGCYDELAKGVLQALNDAGRTDIPMYTIDVSNDDIQLMVKNPDVWKSTAAVDPKLIGIVDARLLALKFMGEETPDYFNLNACNIETTQLNAQTTMSDLSSIIDGWGDAEDPKGALYTDTIKNKYVN from the coding sequence ATGAAAAAGAGGTTAGCAATGGTGCTTGCGGCAGCAATGGTATTGTCAACAACTGCATGCGGCAGCAGCGGCACAGCAGCAACAGCTGCACCGGCATCCACAGAAGCAAAGACGGAAGCAGCTAAGACGGAACCGGCGACTACAGCGGAGAAGGTAGAAAACGCCCAGTCCACAGGCTCTCTGGCAGGAAAGAAAATCGCCGTTGTGCGGAACCTGGCAGCAGGAGACCATACCCAGCAGTTTTTAGATGGCTGTGTATCCGAGGGGAAGAAGTTTGGCTGGACCGTAGACACTTTTGTAACGGACGGCGATGATGCAAAGGCTCAGGAGACTGTGGCTCAGGTTATTGCAAAAGATTATCAGGGAATTATCGTATCTCACGGACAGCTGTCTTATTCCTATGATATGTTAAAGCCTGCCAGAGACAAAGGCATGGAGGTTGTTACCTTTGATACCATGCCATATAAGGGCGGCGATGCAAGCGGCGAGCTTCTTTCCGGAGTAACTTCTACCGCTCAGAACGATCAGGCGCTGGCCGAGCTTTCCCTTGGCTACATGATGAAAGAGTTTGAAGCAAAAGGCGGAAAGTACCCAATGAAAGTTTTAAAGACCTTCATGGGCCCTGGAATCCCTCCGTTAGACAGACGTAACGAAATCTATACCAAGCTGGAAGCAGAAGGCAAGATCCAGACTCTGGAAGTAATTGCACCATCTGATTCAGCCAATGCCCGCGGCGATATGACCAATAAGACAGCTGCTATTCTTCCCAAATATCCGGAAGGTTCCGTAGATGCCATCTGGGGCTGTTACGATGAGCTGGCAAAGGGTGTACTGCAGGCATTAAACGATGCAGGACGTACCGATATCCCAATGTACACCATTGACGTATCCAACGATGACATTCAGTTAATGGTAAAGAATCCTGATGTGTGGAAATCTACCGCAGCCGTTGATCCGAAACTGATCGGTATTGTAGATGCCCGTCTTTTAGCTCTTAAATTTATGGGAGAAGAAACACCGGATTACTTTAACTTAAATGCATGCAACATCGAAACAACCCAGCTCAATGCTCAGACAACCATGAGTGATTTGAGCAGCATCATTGATGGATGGGGCGATGCCGAAGATCCTAAGGGCGCTCTTTATACTGATACAATCAAGAACAAATATGTAAATTAA
- a CDS encoding aldehyde dehydrogenase family protein has protein sequence MEIGAKEIELIVKEVLAGIESRGVKPSYFSSQSENGVFEQVEDAIAAAHTAQREWVEHYRIEDRRRIIEAIRITAKSHAKTLAKMVWEETGMGRFEDKIQKHMAVIEKTPGVECLTTDAISGDEGLMIEECAPFGVIGAITPSTNPTETLINNTISMIAGGNSVVFNVHPGAKRCCAHCLELLHQTIVENGGPANLITMQKEPTMEAVSKMTADPRIRLMVGTGGMPMVNALLRSGKKTIGAGAGNPPVIVDDTADIDLAAKEIYRGASFDNNILCLAEKEVFVMERVADELVNKMEKEGAYLLNSRELNEILKFAMIEKDGSYEVNKKWVGKDATLFLEAIGVSGHKDVRLLICETDRSHPFVMVEQLMPILPIVRLRTFEECVECAVAAESGNRHTASMFSRNVENMTKFGKIIETTIFTKNGSTLKGVGIGGEGHTTMTIAGPTGEGLTCARSFTRRRRCMLAEGGLRII, from the coding sequence ATGGAAATTGGGGCAAAAGAGATAGAACTGATTGTAAAGGAAGTGCTTGCTGGCATAGAAAGCAGGGGTGTAAAGCCTTCTTACTTTTCCTCTCAAAGTGAAAATGGGGTATTTGAACAGGTAGAGGATGCCATTGCAGCGGCCCACACGGCCCAGCGTGAATGGGTAGAGCATTACAGGATAGAAGACAGGCGGAGAATCATTGAAGCCATACGAATAACTGCAAAAAGCCATGCGAAAACCCTAGCAAAGATGGTTTGGGAAGAAACTGGCATGGGACGCTTTGAGGATAAGATCCAGAAGCATATGGCTGTTATTGAAAAGACCCCTGGCGTGGAATGTCTGACCACGGATGCCATTTCAGGTGATGAAGGATTGATGATAGAGGAGTGTGCTCCTTTTGGGGTAATCGGAGCCATTACGCCGTCCACCAATCCTACAGAAACCCTGATCAATAATACCATCAGTATGATAGCCGGAGGAAATTCCGTTGTATTTAATGTCCATCCGGGAGCGAAGAGATGCTGCGCCCATTGTCTGGAGCTTCTTCATCAGACCATTGTGGAAAACGGAGGACCGGCAAATTTAATCACCATGCAGAAAGAGCCTACCATGGAGGCCGTGAGCAAAATGACGGCTGATCCCAGAATCCGCCTCATGGTTGGTACCGGAGGAATGCCCATGGTTAATGCCCTGCTTCGCTCCGGAAAGAAGACCATCGGAGCAGGCGCGGGAAACCCGCCGGTCATTGTAGACGATACGGCGGATATAGATCTTGCAGCAAAAGAGATCTACCGTGGAGCTTCCTTTGATAACAACATTCTGTGCCTGGCGGAAAAGGAAGTCTTCGTCATGGAACGTGTTGCGGATGAGCTTGTGAATAAGATGGAAAAGGAAGGTGCGTACCTCCTTAATTCCAGGGAGTTAAATGAAATCCTTAAGTTTGCCATGATTGAAAAAGACGGCAGCTATGAAGTGAATAAAAAATGGGTAGGAAAGGATGCGACCCTGTTTTTAGAAGCCATAGGGGTTTCCGGGCACAAGGATGTCCGCCTTCTGATCTGCGAGACAGACAGAAGCCATCCCTTTGTAATGGTAGAGCAGCTGATGCCCATACTTCCCATTGTACGCTTAAGGACTTTTGAGGAATGCGTGGAGTGTGCAGTGGCGGCAGAGTCAGGCAACCGCCATACGGCATCCATGTTTTCCAGAAATGTTGAGAACATGACCAAATTTGGAAAAATCATTGAGACAACCATTTTTACGAAGAACGGCTCAACCTTAAAAGGGGTAGGAATCGGCGGAGAGGGCCATACGACCATGACAATCGCAGGTCCTACCGGAGAGGGTCTTACCTGTGCAAGAAGCTTTACCAGAAGACGCAGGTGTATGCTGGCAGAAGGAGGCCTGCGGATCATCTAG
- a CDS encoding BMC domain-containing protein, with protein MAETAVKKGMLALGMIETRGLTASIEAADAMLKAADVEMVGTEKIGSGLVSVMVQGDVGAVKAAVEAGEEAASRVGEVVAVHVIPRPHNSIGGILPFLK; from the coding sequence ATGGCAGAGACAGCAGTAAAAAAGGGAATGTTAGCACTTGGAATGATTGAGACAAGAGGCCTTACCGCATCGATCGAGGCAGCAGATGCCATGTTAAAGGCAGCAGACGTTGAAATGGTGGGAACCGAGAAAATCGGCTCCGGTTTGGTGTCGGTTATGGTTCAGGGAGACGTGGGAGCTGTCAAGGCGGCAGTGGAAGCAGGAGAGGAAGCAGCCTCCAGAGTGGGAGAGGTAGTAGCAGTTCATGTGATCCCAAGACCCCATAATTCCATAGGCGGAATTCTTCCATTCCTTAAATAA
- a CDS encoding sugar ABC transporter ATP-binding protein, with protein MTEVKLEMKDISIEFPGVKALDGVDFGLKSGTIHALVGANGAGKSTLMKVLAGVNTHYTGQIYVGGEPVEIRCPKDAKNLGIEIVFQEVDTALIPYLTVAENVMFNTLVNKMGRKQIVHWKEIRQAAETVLKKLNVDVDINKKVSGLTLAQKQMVLIARCVAEKCRFLILDEPTAPLSNSETLELFRVVRELAKENVGVVFISHRLSELYEICENITIMRDGKLVTELPLSRELEVNTLVEYMLGRSYEDNYIKKKCEIGGPLLEIENLSEREGKVKDINMTVCKGEIIGVAGLVGAGKTELCKTLFSAYQQSGGTMKLNGKVIKAKGPTQAVKHGLALVPEERRKEGVLISDPVVSNISVAAMEKYTNRLSVVNKKREKVDAKNMIRDLGIKTPSENQVVALLSGGNQQKVVVGKWLNKDSEVYIFDEPTKGIDVGAKQDMYELIEGLAARGKGIIYATCEFQEILSICDRIYVMYDGEIIKELNAADTNEKELLYYSTGGK; from the coding sequence ATGACCGAAGTAAAACTTGAAATGAAAGATATATCCATCGAATTTCCTGGAGTTAAGGCTTTGGATGGAGTTGATTTTGGTCTGAAAAGTGGTACGATTCATGCGCTTGTGGGTGCCAATGGCGCAGGTAAGTCCACCTTAATGAAAGTGCTTGCCGGTGTCAATACGCATTATACAGGACAAATTTACGTTGGAGGGGAACCGGTGGAAATCCGGTGCCCCAAAGACGCTAAAAATCTTGGGATAGAAATCGTATTTCAGGAAGTTGACACCGCGCTGATTCCCTATCTGACCGTGGCTGAGAATGTAATGTTCAACACGCTGGTCAATAAAATGGGGCGAAAGCAAATCGTGCACTGGAAAGAAATCAGGCAGGCAGCAGAAACGGTATTAAAGAAATTAAATGTAGATGTGGATATTAATAAAAAGGTATCAGGACTTACTCTGGCACAAAAACAGATGGTTCTCATAGCCAGATGCGTGGCGGAAAAGTGCCGGTTCCTGATTTTGGATGAGCCCACGGCCCCTCTATCCAATTCCGAGACACTGGAATTGTTCCGGGTGGTGCGTGAGTTAGCGAAAGAGAATGTGGGAGTTGTGTTTATTTCCCACCGGTTAAGTGAGCTTTACGAGATTTGTGAAAATATTACCATTATGAGAGACGGCAAACTGGTGACTGAACTGCCGCTTTCTAGAGAACTGGAAGTAAATACTCTTGTCGAATATATGTTAGGCCGTAGCTATGAGGATAATTACATCAAGAAAAAGTGCGAGATCGGCGGGCCGTTGCTTGAGATAGAAAACCTTTCCGAAAGGGAAGGCAAAGTAAAAGATATCAACATGACCGTTTGCAAAGGAGAGATTATCGGCGTGGCAGGCTTGGTGGGCGCTGGCAAAACAGAGCTTTGCAAGACCCTGTTCTCCGCTTACCAGCAGTCAGGCGGCACCATGAAGTTAAACGGAAAAGTGATCAAGGCAAAAGGGCCTACCCAGGCCGTGAAACATGGGCTTGCACTGGTTCCGGAGGAGCGGAGAAAAGAAGGTGTCCTGATTTCGGACCCGGTAGTTTCCAATATCTCTGTGGCAGCCATGGAAAAATATACGAACCGCCTTTCTGTAGTAAATAAGAAACGGGAAAAAGTGGACGCCAAAAATATGATACGCGACCTTGGAATTAAGACCCCATCCGAGAACCAGGTTGTCGCCCTTCTGTCCGGCGGAAACCAGCAGAAGGTGGTCGTTGGTAAATGGCTGAATAAGGATTCAGAGGTTTATATTTTTGACGAGCCGACCAAAGGGATCGACGTGGGAGCCAAGCAGGATATGTATGAGTTAATTGAAGGCTTGGCAGCCAGGGGAAAAGGTATTATTTATGCCACCTGCGAATTCCAGGAAATATTAAGTATCTGCGACCGCATCTATGTGATGTATGACGGAGAAATCATTAAAGAATTAAACGCAGCAGATACGAACGAAAAAGAACTGCTTTACTATTCGACAGGAGGTAAATGA
- a CDS encoding class II aldolase/adducin family protein: MMTVQGVKYMSDFEAKKAILDIGRRMYEKGFVASNDGNISCKVGPNTIWTTPTGVSKGFMTQDMLVKMDLNGKVLMGRWKPSSEVKMHLRVYKENPDVQAVTHAHPLVATSFAIAGISLDAAILTEAVLGLGSIPVAKYATPGTEEVPDSIAPFVKSHNGVLLANHGALTWGKDIHQAFYRLESIEYYATILMYTGNIIGRQNLLSCDQVDKLLDIRHKLGITAGGIPPCSVEVTNMKDVVTAADVRPAEQTGTGPVLKGVTSIVRPGESLPVSGCGCTGVTQKSLTLEEQKPVEAEALGKAKKEIIAEVVRRVIEQLN, from the coding sequence ATGATGACAGTTCAAGGCGTAAAGTACATGTCTGATTTTGAGGCCAAAAAGGCAATTTTGGATATCGGCAGACGTATGTACGAAAAGGGCTTTGTAGCCTCGAATGATGGAAACATCAGCTGTAAGGTAGGGCCGAACACCATCTGGACGACGCCGACCGGGGTATCAAAGGGATTTATGACTCAGGATATGCTGGTAAAGATGGATTTGAACGGAAAAGTGCTGATGGGAAGATGGAAGCCCTCCTCAGAAGTAAAGATGCATTTAAGGGTTTATAAGGAAAATCCGGATGTGCAGGCAGTTACCCACGCCCATCCTTTGGTGGCGACCAGCTTTGCCATTGCCGGGATCAGTCTGGATGCTGCAATCCTTACGGAAGCAGTACTGGGGCTTGGGTCTATCCCGGTTGCAAAATACGCAACACCGGGTACAGAGGAAGTTCCTGATTCCATAGCGCCCTTTGTGAAATCTCACAATGGTGTGCTCCTTGCAAACCATGGAGCGCTGACCTGGGGAAAAGATATTCATCAGGCGTTTTACAGGCTGGAATCCATCGAATATTATGCGACTATATTGATGTATACAGGCAATATCATCGGACGCCAGAATCTGCTTTCCTGCGATCAGGTAGATAAGCTGCTGGATATCCGGCATAAGCTTGGCATCACGGCAGGCGGAATTCCACCGTGTTCCGTAGAAGTAACGAATATGAAGGATGTGGTTACTGCAGCAGATGTCCGCCCGGCAGAACAGACAGGAACAGGACCGGTACTAAAAGGGGTAACATCCATTGTAAGGCCGGGAGAGAGTCTGCCAGTTTCCGGTTGCGGCTGTACCGGCGTAACGCAGAAGAGCTTGACCTTAGAGGAACAAAAGCCTGTGGAGGCGGAAGCTTTAGGTAAGGCAAAGAAGGAAATCATAGCCGAAGTAGTGAGAAGAGTGATAGAGCAGCTAAACTAG
- a CDS encoding DeoR/GlpR family DNA-binding transcription regulator: MLAVTRKAKIKDIILEKKSVTVTELSKIFSVTEETIRRDLKQLEDDGFLTRTYGGAFIQDGVENNVELTIRETAYMESKQAIAKKCLSVIHNGDSIFLDASTTSLQLAKALQGMRLTVVTNSLLIINELYDKEDIRLISIGGSYTPRDKAFVGNTAIRNLESFYLDKTFMSCRSVSIEHGITDSNEAIAAIRQTLMTRSNHVYLIADHSKFDKTSFIRISGFETIKGLVTDKQMNEQWREYLLKNNVELLEATEA, translated from the coding sequence ATGTTAGCAGTAACAAGGAAAGCCAAGATCAAAGATATTATTTTAGAAAAGAAAAGCGTTACGGTGACCGAACTTTCCAAAATTTTTTCCGTGACCGAAGAAACCATCCGGCGGGATTTAAAGCAATTGGAGGATGACGGGTTCCTGACCAGAACATACGGCGGTGCATTCATACAAGATGGGGTTGAGAATAACGTAGAATTAACGATCCGGGAAACCGCATATATGGAAAGCAAGCAGGCTATCGCAAAAAAGTGCCTGTCCGTCATTCACAACGGCGACTCCATTTTCTTAGATGCCTCTACCACATCCCTGCAGCTGGCAAAAGCTCTCCAGGGAATGCGCCTTACCGTGGTGACAAACTCCCTGCTGATCATCAATGAACTTTATGATAAAGAAGATATCCGCCTCATTTCCATCGGAGGCTCCTATACCCCCCGGGACAAAGCCTTTGTAGGAAATACAGCAATCCGGAACTTGGAATCCTTTTACTTAGACAAGACCTTTATGTCCTGCAGAAGCGTTTCCATAGAACACGGGATCACCGATTCCAACGAAGCCATTGCCGCCATACGCCAGACACTGATGACCCGGAGCAATCATGTGTATCTGATCGCTGACCACTCCAAGTTCGATAAAACCTCATTCATCCGGATATCCGGTTTTGAAACCATCAAAGGACTGGTCACAGATAAGCAGATGAATGAACAATGGAGAGAATATCTTTTAAAAAACAACGTAGAGCTTCTTGAAGCTACGGAAGCATGA
- a CDS encoding BMC domain-containing protein — protein MASTSIGLVETRGLTASIEAADAMLKAADVELVGTEKIGSGLVTVIVTGEVGAVKAATEAGEAAASRVGELVAVHVIPRPHQDIDKILPRIK, from the coding sequence ATGGCATCCACATCAATTGGGTTAGTTGAAACAAGGGGTTTGACGGCATCCATCGAAGCAGCAGATGCGATGTTAAAGGCGGCAGATGTTGAGCTTGTGGGAACCGAGAAAATCGGCTCCGGTCTGGTAACCGTCATTGTAACCGGAGAGGTAGGCGCGGTAAAGGCAGCCACCGAGGCAGGAGAGGCGGCAGCTTCCAGAGTTGGGGAACTGGTAGCAGTTCATGTGATTCCAAGGCCGCACCAGGACATTGATAAAATTTTGCCAAGGATCAAATAG
- the mtnK gene encoding S-methyl-5-thioribose kinase — protein MSKYDSYFLMKAEEVPDYVKEKLTYFDADARLECKEIGDGNLNYVFRVKDPASGKTIIVKQAGEALRISAEMHVSTDRGRIEAKILGIQDSYAPGLVPKVYLYDGTMCAMVMEDMIGHTMMRTGLLKHETYPKFADHVTTFMVNSLLRTTDVVLGHKEKKELVKSFINPDLCEISEDLVYSEPFIDYNHRNNVFPPNAEFVKKELYEDQALHLEAAKLKFEFMNNAQSLIHGDLHTGSVFINKEHTYIFDPEFAFFGPMGYDIGNVIANMFFAWCNGDATIEDEKEKEEFCGWCLSTISDIVDLFIEKYNKVFDEHVTETMAKVPGFKEWYLEGILSDTAGVAGLESIRRTVGMANVIDITTIPDEEKRARAEKIVISLAKNYIMNRRSFRSGADYLNAIKEAIGKFESR, from the coding sequence ATGTCTAAATACGACAGTTATTTTTTGATGAAAGCGGAAGAGGTACCGGATTATGTTAAGGAGAAGCTTACCTATTTTGATGCGGATGCCAGGCTGGAATGTAAGGAAATCGGAGACGGAAACTTAAACTACGTATTTCGTGTAAAGGATCCTGCAAGCGGGAAAACCATCATCGTGAAGCAGGCAGGAGAAGCGCTTCGTATTTCAGCAGAAATGCATGTTTCCACCGACCGCGGAAGAATTGAAGCAAAGATTCTTGGAATCCAGGATTCTTATGCACCGGGGCTGGTTCCAAAGGTTTACCTGTATGACGGAACCATGTGTGCCATGGTCATGGAGGATATGATCGGTCATACCATGATGCGTACCGGTCTGTTAAAGCATGAGACTTATCCTAAATTTGCAGATCATGTGACCACTTTTATGGTTAATTCCCTTCTACGTACAACGGATGTTGTCCTGGGACACAAAGAGAAAAAAGAGCTGGTTAAAAGCTTTATCAATCCGGACCTGTGCGAGATTTCAGAGGACTTAGTATACAGCGAACCCTTTATTGATTACAACCACAGGAACAATGTATTTCCGCCCAATGCAGAATTTGTAAAGAAGGAACTGTATGAGGATCAGGCTTTGCATCTGGAAGCGGCCAAGCTGAAATTTGAGTTCATGAACAATGCCCAGTCTCTGATTCATGGAGACTTACATACTGGCTCTGTGTTTATCAATAAAGAGCACACTTATATTTTTGATCCGGAATTTGCCTTCTTCGGCCCCATGGGCTATGATATCGGCAATGTCATTGCTAATATGTTTTTTGCATGGTGCAACGGCGATGCTACCATTGAAGATGAAAAGGAAAAAGAGGAGTTCTGCGGCTGGTGCCTAAGTACGATTTCCGACATTGTGGACTTATTCATTGAAAAATACAATAAGGTTTTTGATGAGCACGTAACGGAAACCATGGCAAAGGTCCCAGGGTTTAAGGAGTGGTATCTGGAAGGCATCCTTTCTGATACTGCAGGTGTGGCTGGACTTGAATCCATCCGCCGGACCGTAGGAATGGCTAATGTCATTGATATTACCACAATTCCCGATGAGGAAAAACGGGCCAGGGCCGAAAAGATCGTCATTTCGCTGGCAAAGAATTATATCATGAACCGCCGCAGCTTCCGGAGTGGAGCGGATTACTTGAATGCAATAAAAGAGGCAATAGGTAAGTTTGAAAGCCGGTAA